One genomic segment of Paenibacillus durus includes these proteins:
- a CDS encoding lysozyme inhibitor LprI family protein, producing MKKLIIILFAILLLSSCDDKHDTHLDSSSENNEDSIYYGDYQMGPDDFNNIIKNNPIDREYDIESEKFQTSKEFSTFGWVQLEDKYYGIWKDELNEIIKKLKMKLSDDEYKLLEASQKGWETYHLKELEFMDQTFLSKGYFGTQGYVTNTIVKRERIRQRTIQLMEYYFELNDYQLDFLYKGK from the coding sequence ATGAAAAAACTAATAATTATTTTGTTTGCGATTTTATTGCTTTCTTCATGTGATGATAAACACGATACTCATCTTGATTCTTCTTCTGAAAATAATGAAGATAGTATCTACTATGGAGACTACCAAATGGGGCCAGATGATTTTAACAATATTATAAAGAATAATCCGATTGACAGAGAATATGATATTGAATCAGAAAAGTTTCAAACATCAAAAGAATTCTCAACATTTGGGTGGGTACAACTAGAAGATAAATACTATGGGATATGGAAAGATGAACTTAATGAAATAATTAAAAAGCTAAAAATGAAACTTTCTGATGACGAGTATAAATTGCTGGAAGCTTCACAGAAAGGATGGGAAACCTATCATTTGAAAGAATTAGAATTTATGGACCAAACCTTCTTAAGTAAGGGATATTTCGGCACGCAGGGTTATGTTACTAACACAATTGTTAAACGAGAAAGAATAAGACAGAGAACGATCCAATTAATGGAATATTATTTCGAACTAAACGACTACCAATTAGATTTCCTTTATAAGGGAAAGTGA